A single window of Sneathiella limimaris DNA harbors:
- a CDS encoding TRAP transporter substrate-binding protein, whose product MGRMFFLIFLMVFTVGGSSVRAETEIRFSTAAPEKTPWAIYAHQIAESVKKDTSGTIKVQVFSGSQLGNEQDVIRQVARGRIHMGSFSNTAASLMVPEIALLAAPYIWDSLEQADCALDNHLFSIFQNKFEEKGLIILGWTEVGNRGYAFTSPVNGLADLAGKKMRVAPTKASSLTADGFGANAVVLPITEVASALQTGLVEGADLPGLVYTALGFSKIAPNWIASNHSHQVGMVLMSQKVWKRLSDEQQSAFLKARQSPVKLRQMVRGAEKSSLAKFSENGGRVIELNADQMANWRRTAKAARDSLIEDLGGDAKPIYAQIEEAKRACTN is encoded by the coding sequence ATGGGGCGAATGTTTTTTCTAATATTTTTGATGGTTTTTACTGTCGGGGGCAGTTCCGTTAGGGCAGAAACGGAAATTCGGTTCAGTACAGCTGCTCCAGAAAAAACTCCCTGGGCGATATACGCTCATCAAATCGCGGAATCAGTTAAAAAAGATACTTCCGGGACAATAAAAGTTCAGGTTTTTTCAGGGAGCCAATTAGGAAATGAGCAGGACGTTATCCGGCAGGTGGCTAGAGGGCGTATCCATATGGGCTCTTTTTCCAACACCGCTGCCAGCCTTATGGTTCCGGAGATAGCGTTATTGGCGGCTCCTTATATTTGGGACAGCTTGGAGCAAGCGGATTGTGCTTTGGATAATCATCTATTTTCTATTTTCCAAAATAAGTTTGAAGAAAAAGGATTAATAATTCTTGGGTGGACGGAAGTTGGCAATAGGGGTTACGCCTTCACCAGCCCTGTGAATGGATTGGCAGATTTAGCTGGCAAAAAAATGCGTGTTGCGCCGACAAAAGCTTCTTCACTGACGGCTGACGGGTTTGGGGCAAACGCGGTAGTTCTTCCTATAACGGAAGTCGCTTCAGCACTTCAAACGGGTTTGGTTGAAGGAGCTGATCTGCCGGGCTTAGTTTACACAGCGCTTGGGTTTTCAAAAATAGCTCCCAACTGGATTGCTTCCAATCATTCTCACCAGGTTGGAATGGTGCTCATGAGTCAAAAAGTTTGGAAACGATTGAGTGACGAACAGCAATCAGCTTTTCTCAAAGCAAGGCAAAGTCCAGTGAAACTCCGCCAAATGGTAAGGGGTGCTGAAAAAAGCTCTCTTGCAAAGTTTTCTGAGAATGGGGGACGTGTCATCGAACTTAATGCAGACCAGATGGCGAATTGGCGAAGGACAGCCAAGGCCGCACGAGATAGTTTGATTGAAGATCTTGGGGGCGACGCCAAACCTATTTATGCACAAATCGAGGAAGCGAAACGGGCCTGTACCAATTAA
- the paaG gene encoding 2-(1,2-epoxy-1,2-dihydrophenyl)acetyl-CoA isomerase PaaG translates to MAYETILFDITDSVATITLNRPDKMNSFSEKMHEELRAIMPELESDAVRAVLITGAGRAFGAGADLSESSAESGNFDAGETLEKNYNPLILLIRNLEKPVISAVNGVAAGASMSLALAADICIAARSSYFLQAFCHIGLIPDAGSTYFLPRLVGSGKAMGLAMLGDKIPAEEAEKMGLIWSVVDDEELMSTATSLARNMAKGPTAGLGKIKKAMNASLSNDLKAQLDVERDLQREAAKSEDFAEGVSAFAEKRKPVFKGK, encoded by the coding sequence ATGGCTTACGAAACCATTTTATTCGACATTACCGATAGTGTCGCGACCATCACCTTGAACCGTCCGGATAAAATGAACTCTTTTAGTGAAAAAATGCACGAAGAGTTAAGAGCAATCATGCCGGAACTTGAAAGCGATGCTGTGCGGGCTGTACTGATTACCGGTGCTGGACGCGCGTTTGGAGCAGGTGCAGATCTATCAGAAAGTTCCGCTGAAAGTGGTAATTTTGACGCTGGTGAAACACTAGAGAAAAATTACAACCCTCTTATTCTGTTAATCAGAAACCTAGAGAAACCTGTTATCTCCGCTGTTAATGGTGTTGCCGCGGGTGCCAGTATGAGCCTCGCGCTAGCAGCTGATATATGTATCGCGGCCCGATCTTCCTATTTCCTACAGGCTTTTTGCCACATCGGCCTTATTCCAGATGCAGGCAGCACCTACTTCCTGCCAAGACTTGTCGGCTCAGGAAAAGCCATGGGACTTGCCATGCTCGGTGACAAAATCCCCGCAGAGGAAGCTGAGAAAATGGGCTTAATCTGGTCCGTGGTGGATGATGAGGAATTAATGTCAACCGCAACTTCACTTGCGCGCAACATGGCAAAGGGACCAACCGCCGGTCTTGGAAAAATCAAAAAAGCGATGAATGCTAGCCTTTCCAATGACTTAAAAGCACAGCTTGATGTTGAACGTGACCTGCAGCGAGAGGCCGCAAAATCAGAAGATTTCGCAGAAGGAGTTTCAGCTTTCGCTGAGAAACGTAAGCCTGTTTTTAAAGGAAAGTAA
- the paaI gene encoding hydroxyphenylacetyl-CoA thioesterase PaaI, whose amino-acid sequence MYAEDEASQHLGMTLVEVTPGTAIMTMRVQDYMLNGHKTCHGGYMFLLADSAFAFACNSYNQSTVAQAAQINFLKPVSVGTLLTATATEVSRTGRTGLYNIDVTNEEGALVASFRGNSHTIKGQIIPDLND is encoded by the coding sequence ATGTATGCTGAAGACGAAGCCAGCCAGCATCTCGGCATGACACTCGTCGAAGTCACCCCAGGAACTGCAATAATGACCATGCGGGTCCAGGACTATATGTTAAATGGGCATAAAACCTGCCACGGAGGTTATATGTTCCTGCTCGCCGACTCCGCGTTTGCCTTTGCCTGCAATTCCTATAACCAAAGTACAGTAGCGCAGGCAGCACAAATCAACTTTCTTAAACCGGTATCTGTTGGTACCTTGCTGACCGCGACAGCTACTGAAGTCAGTAGAACTGGTCGAACTGGCCTCTACAATATAGATGTCACCAACGAAGAGGGCGCGCTTGTCGCCTCTTTCCGCGGAAATTCACACACAATCAAAGGTCAGATAATACCTGATCTCAATGACTAA
- a CDS encoding TauD/TfdA dioxygenase family protein produces the protein MTKDYSHFTATPLTPTLGAMISGIDLTKNNPPEAYQALRRALTDYKVIFFRDQDMSDEKFLKLGQSFGVLEVHEFFPTKEGFPEIQVISTTGGNTGTDRWHTDVTFRERPSSASILRAIDIPPEGGGDTMWLCTNAAYENLSKPIQKLLLVLEGVHDIRFGMTGYLDNKTVERTVSENPPHTHPAVIAHPMTGAPHLFINSIWTNAIKDLSREESQALLQLLYEHVKKPEFQVRFRWDINSVAIWDNIATQHYALGDYQYNRVMNRMIVDGVPLNAYATN, from the coding sequence ATAACTAAAGACTACAGCCATTTTACGGCCACCCCCCTTACTCCCACCTTGGGAGCAATGATTAGCGGAATAGATTTGACAAAAAATAATCCGCCTGAAGCCTATCAGGCTCTGAGAAGAGCTCTAACGGATTACAAAGTCATATTTTTTCGCGATCAAGACATGTCCGACGAAAAATTTCTAAAACTTGGACAGAGTTTTGGGGTCCTTGAAGTACATGAGTTTTTTCCCACCAAAGAAGGATTCCCGGAAATACAAGTCATCAGCACAACTGGAGGGAATACTGGAACCGATCGCTGGCACACTGACGTGACATTCAGAGAGCGCCCCTCCTCGGCAAGTATACTTAGAGCCATTGATATTCCCCCAGAAGGCGGCGGAGATACAATGTGGCTTTGCACGAATGCAGCTTATGAAAACTTGTCCAAACCCATTCAGAAGCTGCTGCTTGTACTGGAGGGCGTTCATGACATCCGATTTGGAATGACGGGATACCTGGACAACAAAACAGTCGAGAGGACAGTGAGTGAAAATCCTCCTCATACACATCCCGCTGTCATTGCCCATCCCATGACCGGGGCCCCTCACCTTTTTATCAATTCCATTTGGACTAACGCGATCAAAGATTTGTCCAGAGAAGAAAGTCAGGCCCTTCTTCAACTGCTGTATGAACATGTCAAAAAACCAGAGTTTCAGGTTCGTTTTCGATGGGATATTAACTCAGTGGCCATTTGGGATAATATCGCCACCCAGCACTATGCGCTCGGAGACTACCAATATAACCGTGTGATGAATAGAATGATTGTAGATGGTGTACCACTTAACGCCTATGCCACCAATTGA
- the pcaF gene encoding 3-oxoadipyl-CoA thiolase has translation MKNAYICDAIRTPIGRYGGALSAVRTDDLGAIPIKALMERNAGVDWTKVDDVIYGNANQAGEDNRNVARMSALLAGLPDAVPGSTVNRLCGSGLDATGSAARQIMTGEAQLTISGGVESMSRAPFVIGKATTAFSRNAEIFDTTIGWRFVNKLMKEQYGTDSMPETAENVADDYGVNREDQDLFALRSQDKAAAAQANGNLAEEIVAVTIPQRKGDAIVVEKDEHPRATSIDKLSALRPIVRADGTVTAGNASGVNDGACALLLASDEAIKTYNLTPKARVVATAVAGVPPRIMGIGPAPATKKVLALTGLSIDDMDVIELNEAFAAQGLAVTRELGIADDDPRVNPQGGAIALGHPLGMSGARLATTATYQLQRTGGKYALCTMCIGVGQGIAMIIEKV, from the coding sequence ATGAAAAACGCATATATCTGTGACGCAATCAGAACCCCAATTGGCCGATATGGCGGCGCCCTTTCTGCTGTCAGAACAGATGATTTGGGTGCAATTCCAATAAAGGCGCTTATGGAGCGAAATGCCGGCGTCGACTGGACAAAAGTTGATGATGTTATTTATGGCAACGCTAACCAGGCTGGCGAAGACAATCGAAACGTAGCGCGCATGAGTGCCCTGCTTGCGGGTCTTCCGGATGCCGTTCCAGGCTCCACTGTCAATCGGCTATGCGGATCCGGCCTGGATGCAACAGGCTCAGCTGCCCGTCAGATCATGACTGGAGAAGCTCAACTGACCATCTCAGGTGGCGTTGAAAGCATGAGCCGTGCTCCCTTCGTGATAGGCAAAGCTACAACCGCATTCTCCCGCAATGCTGAAATTTTTGACACGACCATCGGCTGGCGTTTTGTCAACAAGCTGATGAAGGAACAATATGGCACTGACAGCATGCCAGAGACAGCTGAAAATGTGGCAGACGACTATGGTGTCAATCGTGAAGATCAGGACCTGTTCGCACTTCGCAGTCAGGACAAAGCGGCAGCTGCTCAGGCAAATGGCAACCTGGCGGAAGAAATTGTTGCCGTCACTATCCCGCAGCGTAAAGGCGATGCCATTGTCGTTGAAAAAGATGAACACCCTCGGGCGACTTCAATCGACAAACTTTCAGCACTTCGCCCAATTGTTAGGGCGGATGGGACCGTTACAGCGGGCAATGCATCTGGCGTGAATGACGGCGCCTGCGCCCTACTCCTTGCATCTGATGAAGCCATTAAGACATACAACTTAACGCCAAAAGCACGGGTTGTGGCGACCGCTGTTGCAGGTGTCCCACCCAGGATCATGGGTATCGGCCCTGCCCCAGCGACCAAAAAAGTTCTCGCCCTAACGGGCCTCAGCATCGATGACATGGATGTGATTGAGCTAAACGAGGCTTTTGCGGCACAAGGACTGGCAGTGACACGGGAACTCGGCATTGCCGACGATGATCCACGAGTTAATCCCCAAGGCGGCGCAATAGCACTAGGCCACCCTCTTGGAATGTCGGGTGCGCGTCTGGCAACTACAGCCACCTACCAACTTCAAAGAACAGGCGGCAAATATGCTCTCTGCACCATGTGTATTGGTGTTGGCCAAGGGATTGCCATGATAATCGAAAAGGTCTGA
- a CDS encoding PAS-domain containing protein yields MAVVEPSGDLATTSHWIWATTNAFLAILFLFLTPYEDERVIGRKALRSIVVSAVIALSVLVFILVAPLPSFADHIIPKVSILNVLIVGMFGAAIALFLTTSRKKSRLDWFLYYALSALSVPSVASFVMEKKFLLAVLPEAYLLKLFAYLFVLIGVLLTVYKKFGEDRRMISRLQNQRRALDEHSMVIFTDMDGTIEYCNQNFLNVSGYSERDLIGQNQRVLRSPDMSDDEYDKIWENLRAGKIWKGEIQTLRKTGEPYWSMATIVPIVDEEGRPIQLVTIRTDITDQKQASVELQTERQLLATTTETMSQGLSVFNKDLVLIVTNKHFGEILDLPEHLNQVGTRYEDIIRYNAKRGEYGPGDIEALVQERVLLAQNPVPHSFDRTLNDGKTIQIVGRPMQGGGFVTTYSDITERKQLEEQLIEAKDKAEAANKAKSSFLATMSHEIRTPLNGILGMAELLIGTELEDEQEKRVGNILSSGRALLEIVNDVLDMSKIESGNILIEENVFDLKELITSISAPFETLSEQKGIQYSIEYLNEDSRFYVGDQTRIRQIVQNLLSNAFKFTDEGTVSIRVRNNDDLPSSNPGLREIQIDVIDTGTGIAADRLDTIFEVFVQADNSITRKFGGSGLGLSIVKSLAQLMGGDVFVMSELGRGSCFSFKITLPLASDSQIEGYGKQRQRKIITDIHPLRILVAEDNQVNALIAKTMLEQQGHKVAFAVNGKEAVSCFKANAVDMVLMDIHMPEMSGIEATEIIRKTHSKEDLPIIGVTAEAFNDRIIEFRKVGMNDVLTKPFTKEQLMIMLAKYGKVISE; encoded by the coding sequence ATGGCGGTGGTTGAACCATCCGGTGACCTCGCGACCACCTCACACTGGATTTGGGCAACCACAAACGCTTTTCTTGCCATATTATTTCTCTTTCTGACACCTTATGAAGATGAAAGGGTTATTGGCCGTAAAGCTTTAAGGTCAATTGTGGTATCGGCTGTGATAGCCCTTTCTGTTCTTGTGTTTATATTGGTTGCACCACTTCCATCATTTGCTGATCACATAATTCCCAAGGTCAGTATCCTAAATGTATTAATTGTTGGGATGTTTGGGGCCGCCATCGCTTTATTCCTGACAACTTCCAGAAAAAAATCCCGACTTGATTGGTTTCTTTATTATGCACTGTCAGCTCTTTCTGTGCCGAGTGTTGCCAGTTTTGTCATGGAAAAGAAATTTCTATTGGCGGTGTTGCCAGAGGCCTATTTACTCAAACTATTTGCCTATTTGTTTGTGTTAATCGGTGTTCTGCTGACCGTTTACAAGAAATTCGGTGAAGATCGTAGAATGATTTCTAGATTGCAAAACCAACGCCGGGCACTGGATGAGCATTCAATGGTTATTTTTACGGATATGGACGGAACCATTGAATATTGTAATCAGAATTTCCTTAACGTAAGTGGCTATAGCGAAAGAGATCTTATTGGGCAAAATCAGCGTGTCTTGCGATCCCCAGACATGAGTGATGACGAATATGATAAGATTTGGGAGAATTTGCGGGCAGGTAAGATCTGGAAAGGTGAAATCCAGACACTTCGTAAAACAGGTGAGCCCTATTGGTCGATGGCGACCATTGTCCCTATCGTGGATGAGGAAGGCCGCCCGATACAGCTTGTGACTATTCGCACAGACATCACTGATCAAAAGCAGGCTTCTGTTGAATTACAAACAGAGCGGCAACTGTTGGCGACTACCACTGAAACGATGAGCCAGGGCCTCTCGGTTTTTAACAAGGACTTGGTACTTATTGTCACCAATAAACACTTCGGTGAGATCCTCGATCTTCCCGAACATTTAAATCAGGTGGGAACTCGTTATGAAGATATCATTCGATATAATGCAAAGCGTGGTGAATATGGCCCCGGTGATATCGAGGCATTAGTCCAAGAGCGCGTTCTTCTTGCGCAAAATCCTGTTCCGCACAGTTTCGATCGCACACTTAACGATGGGAAAACCATTCAGATCGTTGGCAGGCCTATGCAGGGCGGTGGTTTTGTCACGACTTATTCTGACATCACGGAACGTAAACAACTTGAAGAGCAACTTATTGAAGCAAAGGATAAAGCTGAGGCAGCGAATAAAGCAAAATCAAGTTTTCTTGCGACAATGAGCCATGAAATTAGAACGCCATTAAACGGCATCCTTGGAATGGCGGAACTGCTTATCGGAACGGAATTGGAAGATGAGCAGGAAAAACGGGTTGGTAATATTCTATCTTCTGGTCGAGCATTGCTGGAAATCGTAAACGATGTCCTGGACATGTCGAAGATTGAATCCGGAAATATCCTGATTGAAGAAAATGTGTTTGATTTAAAGGAGTTGATTACTTCTATTTCCGCTCCTTTTGAGACACTTTCTGAGCAAAAGGGAATTCAGTATAGCATAGAATATCTCAATGAAGATTCCCGTTTCTATGTTGGGGATCAAACACGAATTCGCCAAATTGTTCAAAATCTCTTGAGTAACGCCTTCAAATTTACGGACGAGGGAACTGTCAGCATACGCGTGAGAAATAATGACGATCTGCCCAGTTCAAATCCTGGTTTAAGAGAAATTCAGATTGATGTCATCGATACGGGTACCGGAATTGCTGCGGATCGACTTGATACTATCTTTGAGGTGTTCGTTCAGGCTGACAATAGTATCACCCGAAAGTTTGGCGGTTCAGGTCTTGGCCTTTCCATCGTCAAAAGCCTCGCGCAGCTGATGGGCGGGGATGTATTTGTCATGAGTGAATTAGGGCGAGGTTCCTGTTTCAGCTTTAAGATTACACTCCCTCTTGCCAGTGATAGTCAGATAGAGGGATATGGAAAGCAACGCCAGAGAAAGATTATTACGGATATCCATCCTCTCAGGATTTTGGTCGCAGAAGATAATCAGGTGAATGCCCTGATTGCCAAAACCATGTTGGAACAGCAGGGCCATAAGGTTGCTTTTGCTGTAAATGGCAAGGAAGCTGTTTCTTGTTTCAAGGCTAATGCTGTTGATATGGTGCTAATGGACATACATATGCCGGAAATGAGCGGCATCGAAGCGACTGAAATAATTCGAAAAACGCACTCTAAGGAGGATCTACCAATCATTGGTGTGACGGCAGAAGCTTTTAACGATCGGATTATCGAGTTTCGTAAAGTTGGAATGAACGATGTCTTGACGAAACCTTTTACCAAAGAACAGTTGATGATAATGCTAGCAAAGTATGGAAAGGTTATCTCCGAATAG
- a CDS encoding TetR/AcrR family transcriptional regulator: MEIQAKGVKPALQGRSRQRRDELINAGMILMQDKSFADISIIDLTAHCGYSVGTFYSRFEDKESFFKAVQEAATASTRAQLEEEFSKPFWKTASLEEIFTKLVNTLFELIAGPHKGVVRASIVLSGSDPEMWKPIHEAGIHIRKMILGLLEERYLKSDPDKSIKSIEFALQMFFGTAVQAILNDPGPVRLTDPEMRQNLTRMFLTYIILEPDKT, translated from the coding sequence ATGGAAATTCAAGCAAAGGGTGTAAAACCAGCATTGCAAGGCAGAAGTCGGCAACGAAGAGATGAACTGATCAACGCCGGCATGATCCTTATGCAAGATAAGAGTTTCGCTGATATATCTATTATCGACCTGACGGCTCATTGCGGATATTCAGTTGGCACCTTCTATAGCCGATTTGAGGATAAGGAAAGTTTTTTCAAAGCTGTTCAAGAAGCAGCAACGGCCTCGACACGAGCCCAGCTTGAAGAGGAATTTTCTAAACCTTTTTGGAAAACAGCTTCTCTTGAGGAAATCTTCACCAAGCTAGTCAACACTCTTTTTGAACTCATAGCTGGCCCCCACAAAGGTGTTGTTAGAGCCTCCATCGTTTTGTCAGGTTCTGACCCAGAAATGTGGAAACCTATCCATGAGGCCGGCATTCACATTCGAAAAATGATCTTGGGCTTACTTGAAGAACGGTATTTAAAGTCAGATCCAGATAAATCCATTAAGAGTATAGAGTTTGCCTTGCAGATGTTTTTTGGAACCGCAGTGCAGGCCATCCTGAATGATCCAGGACCAGTTCGCCTAACCGACCCTGAAATGCGACAAAACCTAACACGTATGTTTCTCACTTATATTATTCTGGAGCCTGATAAAACCTGA
- the paaK gene encoding phenylacetate--CoA ligase PaaK, with the protein MSRLTPPKKEELDPIEIASRDEISALQLDRMKWSVKHAYDNVPLFKKRFDEAGVHPSDLKALEDLGKLPFCYKQDLRDNYPFGMFAVPQKDIVRLHASSGTTGRATVVAYTKNDIDNWADMVARSIRASGGRPEHMVHVTYGYGLFTGGLGAHYGAERLGCTVVPFGGGQTERQVQLITDFKPDIIMVTPSYMMAIAEEFKRQGLDPAASSLKGGIFGAEPWTEAMRQQIEAVFDMDALDIYGLSEVMGPGVANECIETKDGLTVWEDHFYPEIINPETGEVLPDGETGELVFTTLAKEAFPVIRYRTGDLTRLLPGTARSMRRIEKITGRVDDMLIIRGVNLFPSHVEDLAVATSGLTAHYVLEVTREGVMDELTVKVERDPIGDRDESVGHELQKRIKSVLGVTSKVIVCEPGDLERSAGKAKRVIDHRKL; encoded by the coding sequence ATGTCTCGCTTAACCCCCCCAAAAAAGGAAGAGCTGGACCCAATTGAGATCGCTAGTCGGGACGAAATTTCGGCACTGCAGCTGGATCGTATGAAATGGTCCGTGAAGCATGCCTATGACAATGTCCCACTCTTTAAAAAGCGGTTTGATGAAGCTGGTGTTCATCCGTCTGATCTGAAAGCTCTCGAAGATCTTGGAAAGTTGCCTTTTTGCTATAAACAAGATCTTCGGGATAACTATCCATTTGGAATGTTTGCAGTTCCTCAAAAAGATATCGTTCGACTTCATGCTTCCTCTGGCACGACAGGCAGGGCAACTGTTGTCGCCTACACAAAGAACGATATAGATAATTGGGCTGATATGGTTGCCCGCAGCATTCGGGCATCTGGTGGTCGACCTGAACATATGGTTCATGTCACTTATGGATATGGATTGTTTACAGGTGGTCTTGGTGCTCATTATGGAGCTGAAAGACTGGGTTGTACTGTTGTTCCTTTTGGCGGAGGTCAAACGGAAAGGCAGGTTCAACTGATCACGGACTTCAAGCCTGATATTATTATGGTAACCCCTTCTTATATGATGGCAATCGCAGAAGAGTTTAAACGGCAGGGTTTGGATCCCGCCGCAAGCTCATTGAAAGGCGGTATCTTTGGTGCTGAGCCCTGGACTGAAGCTATGCGCCAACAAATCGAAGCCGTGTTCGATATGGATGCGTTGGACATTTATGGGTTGTCCGAAGTCATGGGGCCTGGCGTTGCAAACGAATGCATCGAAACCAAAGACGGCCTTACGGTTTGGGAGGATCATTTCTATCCAGAAATCATTAATCCAGAAACAGGCGAAGTCCTGCCGGATGGAGAAACTGGAGAATTGGTTTTCACAACCCTTGCCAAGGAAGCCTTCCCTGTCATCCGCTATCGGACAGGCGATTTAACACGATTACTTCCTGGCACAGCACGTTCCATGCGCCGGATCGAAAAAATTACAGGGCGCGTGGATGATATGCTGATTATCCGGGGCGTAAACCTTTTCCCAAGCCATGTTGAAGACTTGGCCGTCGCGACATCAGGCTTAACAGCTCATTATGTGCTAGAAGTCACACGCGAAGGTGTCATGGACGAATTGACTGTTAAGGTTGAGCGTGATCCAATTGGCGATCGCGATGAGTCTGTTGGCCATGAACTCCAAAAAAGAATTAAGTCAGTTCTCGGCGTGACTTCAAAGGTCATCGTTTGTGAACCTGGTGATTTGGAACGTTCTGCCGGGAAAGCAAAAAGGGTGATTGATCATCGCAAACTCTAA
- a CDS encoding diguanylate cyclase: protein MSKDDSFEKASLNAQKTMALLQDRKIKSIPQNFTIWYEYLSGDNPAIIKLVNRLLSEHGKFSESVSKQIYNEFFSHDRESKEIRETNLLVQQSMEAVLRELRNSSKGLTNYGEKLENFAGKADGLSVADLQNTVRDIIQETQTMASQSQHLNENLKKASDEIEDLKKRLELVENESLTDPLTQIANRKKFDIELMNAISSAQAENNKLCLVMSDIDHFKKFNDTHGHLFGDQVLKLVARILENNMRGGALAARYGGEEFGLILPKTSLSAAFQLSDKIRKTVSSKSLVNRNTGDEVGKITMSFGIAQYTPGENVDAFIERADAVLYSAKENGRDQVRMETQEMAAAV from the coding sequence GTGAGCAAAGATGATAGCTTTGAAAAAGCATCTCTGAATGCCCAAAAGACAATGGCGTTACTGCAGGATCGCAAGATTAAATCGATCCCACAGAACTTTACCATTTGGTATGAATATTTGAGCGGAGACAACCCCGCTATCATCAAGCTGGTCAATCGGCTGCTTTCTGAACATGGAAAATTTTCGGAAAGTGTTTCTAAGCAAATCTACAACGAGTTTTTCAGCCACGATCGGGAAAGCAAAGAAATACGTGAAACCAATCTCTTGGTTCAGCAGTCGATGGAAGCTGTTCTTAGAGAGCTGAGAAACTCTTCCAAAGGTCTAACAAACTATGGCGAAAAATTGGAAAACTTCGCTGGGAAAGCTGACGGCCTAAGTGTTGCGGATCTTCAAAACACAGTCCGGGATATTATCCAAGAGACACAAACCATGGCCTCTCAATCTCAGCATTTGAATGAGAATTTGAAGAAGGCTTCTGATGAAATTGAAGATTTAAAGAAGCGTTTGGAGTTGGTGGAAAACGAAAGCTTAACAGATCCTCTTACCCAAATTGCCAATCGCAAGAAATTTGATATTGAGTTGATGAATGCCATCTCAAGCGCTCAAGCCGAAAATAACAAGCTTTGCCTTGTGATGTCTGACATAGATCATTTCAAGAAATTTAATGATACTCATGGCCATCTGTTTGGCGATCAAGTTCTAAAACTGGTCGCTCGAATTTTGGAAAACAACATGAGGGGGGGAGCCCTTGCGGCTCGGTACGGAGGAGAAGAATTTGGTTTGATTTTGCCAAAGACTTCTCTCTCCGCTGCTTTCCAGCTTTCCGATAAAATCCGGAAAACAGTATCCTCAAAAAGCCTGGTCAACAGAAATACAGGTGACGAAGTCGGAAAGATCACCATGTCTTTCGGCATCGCTCAATATACACCTGGCGAAAATGTAGATGCTTTCATCGAACGAGCTGATGCGGTTCTCTACTCCGCTAAAGAAAACGGCCGTGATCAAGTGCGCATGGAAACACAGGAAATGGCAGCAGCCGTTTAA
- a CDS encoding DUF2461 domain-containing protein, with protein sequence MNASFSGFSKDLIKFYEDLVQNNNRDWFQKNKQRYREVALLPMCDFIEAFAPYLEDIAPYYIADPRPNGGSVFRIHRDVRFSRDKKPYKEHLACQFRHQAGKDAHAPGFYLHIDLEGVRFGGGLWLPPAPKLAKIRAAIDEKPDQWHAITSEPSIMQEFGSVQGDGLKTAPKGYAKDHPDIIDLRRKTFFLMKRVPVETIFQPDFLEVVANSYRTASPFMKFMTTAVDLPY encoded by the coding sequence ATGAACGCGTCATTTAGCGGTTTTTCAAAAGACCTGATTAAGTTCTACGAAGACTTAGTCCAGAATAACAATCGGGATTGGTTTCAAAAAAACAAGCAGCGCTATCGTGAGGTAGCCCTGCTCCCGATGTGTGACTTTATTGAAGCTTTTGCGCCATACCTTGAAGATATTGCCCCCTACTACATAGCTGATCCAAGGCCTAATGGTGGCTCCGTTTTCAGGATTCACCGAGATGTCCGTTTTTCAAGGGATAAAAAACCCTATAAAGAACATCTGGCATGTCAATTTCGACATCAGGCTGGAAAAGATGCCCATGCGCCCGGTTTTTATCTGCACATTGATCTGGAAGGTGTTCGCTTCGGCGGCGGCCTCTGGCTTCCACCTGCCCCTAAACTTGCCAAAATTCGTGCTGCAATTGATGAAAAACCGGATCAATGGCACGCGATTACGAGCGAGCCGAGCATTATGCAAGAATTTGGATCCGTACAAGGTGACGGCCTAAAAACAGCACCGAAAGGTTATGCGAAAGATCATCCAGATATTATCGATCTTCGCCGCAAAACATTCTTTTTAATGAAACGAGTGCCAGTTGAAACAATATTCCAGCCTGACTTTTTGGAGGTTGTCGCGAACAGTTATCGTACAGCGAGCCCCTTTATGAAGTTTATGACAACTGCTGTGGATCTACCTTACTAA